Within Halarchaeum grantii, the genomic segment TCTCGAGCGCGAACAGCATGGGCATCCCGTTCACGGACGCGCTCGAACTCGTCTCGCGGTGGTCGACGGGGACGCTCGGCGAGGAACTCCGCCTCGTCCGCAACGACATCCAGTGGAACGGCGACATCTCGGGCGCGCTCGTCGCGTTCGCGAACCGGTTGAACATCCCGCAGCTCTCCCGGACGATGAAGCTCGTCGCGGACGGCTCGCGCTCGACGGGCGACCTCGCGCGCGTCCTCAGCATCGCCGCCGACGACACCCGCGAGCGCTACCGGATCGAGCGCCAGCGCCGCCGCGAGATGAGCTCGTACATCGCCGTCGTCCTCATCGGCTTCCTCGTCTACCTGATGGTGATCGTGCTCCTCGACACGAGCTACCTCCAGCCGATCGCGCGCCTCGCCGCCGAGCAGGGCGCCCAGCAGGCCGGCCAGATCGGCGGGCCGATCTCGTTGACGAACGTCCCCGTGAACACCTACCGGATGCTCTTCTTCCACTCGGTGCTCATCCAGGGCGTCGGCGCGGGCCTCCTCGCCGGGAAGCTCGCGGAGAACGACGTCCTGAGTGGGCTGAAGTACTCGATACTGCTCGTGACGCTCTCGCTCATCGCGTTCGCCTTCATCTGATCATGCCACGAAACCGACCCCCGACCCCGGACTCCGACGGCTCGAATCGCGCGACCGACAGGGGCGTCTCCGAGATACTCGGCGCCATCCTCCTCTTCGGCCTCCTGATAGCCATGCTCGTGCTCGTGCAGGTGGGCGCGGTGCCGGGGTGGAACCAGCAGGTGGAGTACCAGCACGACCAGCGCGCGCAGGGCGACATGGCTGAGCTCGCGGACTCGGTCTCCCGGGTCTCCGCGACCGGCATCGCCGAATCGGTCGCGATCGAACTCGGGACGACGTACCCGGTGCGGCCGTTCCTCCTCAACCCGCCGCCGGCGAGCGGCACGATCCACACCGTCGATCGCGGGCCCGTGACGATACGGAACGCGATCGCGAGCGAGCGCGACGTCCGGGACTACTGGACGGGCGAGACGCGCAGTTTCGAGACGGCGGCCGTCGCGTACGACCCCGACTACAACGAGTACGCGAACGCGCCGACGACGGTGCTCGAGGCGGGCGCGCTCTACAACGACTACGACGACGCCGACCGCGCGCTCGTCCTCGGGGGCGCGAAGCCCGTGAGCGGCGAGACGATTTCGCTGACGACGCTCACGGGGAACCTGAGCGAGAGCGGCGTCCGGACGGAGTCGGTCGCCGTCCGCGCGTCGAGCGCGCCGACGCAGACGGTCGCGGTCAGCGGGCAGAACGGCGACCCGATCACGCTCTCGGTGCGGACGTCGATGCCGCTCGCGACGTGGCAGTCCTACCTCGAAGGGCAGTACGTGGCGAACGGCGGGCACGTGCTCGCGGACAGCCTCGCGCAGACCGCGCCGCCGAACGAGCGCGGCGTCCGAACGATCCAGTTCGCCCTCGAGGGGTCGGTGACGTACGACCTGCGCCTCTCGCGCGTCGCGGTCGGCGACGGCGGCGCGGAGGCGAACGCCACCTACCTCACGAAGGTCTCGGGCGGCGGCTACACGCCCGCCGGGAGCCGGACGGAGCTCGTCGCGCAGGCCCGCGACGCCTACAACGCGCCGACGTCGGGCGTTCCGATCACGTTCAGCGCGCCGTCCGGGACATTCGTCGACGGCGGGTCGACGGTGACGGTGACGACGGGGCCGGACGGCCGGGCGACGGCGACGTACGTCCCGGCGAGCGGGACGGCGAACGTCGAGGTGTCGGCGTCGAGCGAGCTCGACGGCGCGAGCGGGACGAGCGAGGCCGAGCGGACGACGTTCGACGTCAGCACGGTGCTCACGACCGGCGGGGGCGACGACGCCGGGGAGCCGAACCCGCGCGAGAGCGACGGCCCCTACCTGAGTTCGGTGACGTTCGTCAACGGCTGGAACGGGAACAAGTGGTTCGAGGCGACGTTCGCGAACGCCGGGAGCGGGACGCACACGTGGGTGAGCGCCCGCCTCGCCTTCTACAACAAGCAGGTGAACCCGGCGGACCAGCTCCCCGAGTACGTCGACTTCTACGCCTCGGCGACGGCGGCGACGGGGACGCGCCTCGAACTCCGGGGGCCGTACGAGCCACTGGGCGCGCCGATCACGTTCTCGGGGACGAGCACGCGGACGGTCCGACTCGACCCCGGGCAGGCGAACGAGGGCGGTGACGTGCAGTCCGGGGACTTCATGGTGATCAGCGTGAAGTACGCGGACGGCTCGACGGACACCTACTTCGTCGGCGCGGAGAGCACCACGTCGAAGAAGGACCCGAAGAACTAACCCCGTCTCTCGGACACTCCGGGTATGGACCCCGGGAAGGTCGAGCGCGCGTTCTTCGATGAGCACATCTATCCCCGCCTCGGCGCCGAGCGCGAGGACGTTCGCCTCGGGCCGACGCACGGCGCGGACTTCGGCGTCGTCGACGTCGGCGAGTCGGTGGTGGCGCTCGCGACCGATCCGGTGTTCGTCCTGCGCGAACTCGGCGTCGAGCGCGCGGCGTGGTTCGCCTTCCACATCGTCGTGAGCGACGCCGCCCTCTCGGGCATCCCGCCCTCGCATCTCAGCGTCGACCTGAACCTCCCGCCGGACACGTCGGCGGAGTACTTCGGGCGGCTCTGGGAGGTCTTCGACCGCGAGGCGCGCGAACTGAGGATGGCGGTCACGACCGGGCACACGGGCACGTACGCGGGGTGCGCGTGGCCGACGGTCGGCGCGGCGACGACGCTCGCGGTGGGCGACCCCGACGACCTCGTGGTTCCGACGGGCGCCGCGCCGGGCGACGTTCTCGTCTGTACGAAGGGGCCGGCGATAGAGACGACGGGGCTCCTGAGCGTGCTCTACGGGGACGCCCTCGACCTCCCCGCGTCGACCGTCGCGGCGGGGCGGGCGCGCTTCGAGGAGGCGAGTCCCGTCCGGGACGCGCTGACGGCGGCGGCCGGGCCGGTGACGGCGATGCACGACGCGACCGAGCGCGGCGTCGACAACGCCCTGCACGAGCTCGCCGCCGCCTCGGGCGTCGCACTCGACGCGGAGCGCGAGCGCTTCCCCGTTGGCGACGGCGTGCGCGCGGTCTGCGAGGCCTTCGACCTCGACCCGTGGGTCACATCGAGCGAGGGCACGGTTCTCCTGACGGTGCGTCCGGACGGCGTCGGAGCCGTCCTGCGCGCGCTCGACGCGGAAGGGATCAGGGCGGGCGCGGTCGGCGAGGTGCGCGAGGGAAGCGGCGTGACGATGGACGGCGAGGCGCTGGCGAAGCCGACGAGCGACCCGCTCTGGGAGGCCTACGAGCGCGGGAAGGAGCGGTACGGCGTGCAGACGGAGTGGCCGTAGCTCGCGTGAAATGCGGCGGAAAAACGGCGCGACGACGCGCGTCACACCCTGCTCGTATCTACTAGTTGTGACGAGAACCACTTAAAGAGAGGTCGGACGGGACGGCGGCGTCGCGACTCGACGGGAAGGTGTGGTCGCCCCAGAAGACGGGACCACCCTGCTCGTATCTACTGCTTGTGACGAGAGCTACTTAAACGATGGCGAGCGGTGGTGTTTTACTCGCAGACGGCCACCTACCGCCATGACCGAGACGCCTGCACGTGACGGGGTGAGGGCGGCGTGACCGGCATCGTCGAGGAGTTCCTCGCGCTGAAGGAGGGGACGGACGCGGACGTCCTCGCGATGCAGGTCGGGGACTTCTACGAGTTCTTCGCGGAGGACGCCCGCCTCGTCGCCGACGAGCTCGACCTGAAGGTCTCCGAGAAGTCGAGCCACGGCTCCTCCTACCCGATGGCCGGCGTCCCCCTCTCGGAGCTGACGCCGTACCTGAAGTCGCTCGTCGAGCGCGGCTACACCGTCGCCGTCGCCGAGCAGCGCGGGAGCGACGACACGACGCGCGAGATAACGCGGAAAGCGACGCCCGGCACCCTGCTGGAGGCGACGGGCGCGGACGCGCGCTACCTCGTGAGCGTCGTTCGCGACGGCGACGCGTGGGGCCTCGCGGCGGTGGACGTGACGACGGGCGCGTTCCACGTCACCGAGGTGACTGGTGAGCGGACGGCGCTCGCGGAACTCGGGCGCTTCGACCCCGAGGAGGTGCTCCCCGGTCCCGACGTTCGCGACGACGAGGGCGTGCTCGACGCGCTGCGCGAGGACACGGACGCGACGCTCACCGTGCACGCCACGGACGCGTTCGCGCCGGGCCGCGCGACCCACCGCGTGCGCGAGCAGTTCGGCGAGGGGACCCTCGACGCCATCGGCGTCGCCCCCGAGGGGGCGGGTGCGCGCGCGGCTGGCGCGGCGCTCGACTACGTCGAAGAGACGGGCGTCGGCGTCCTCGCCTCGCTGACGCGCGTGCAGGCCTACGAGGCGGACGACCACGTCGCGCTCGACCCGACGACGCGCCGGAACCTCGAACTGACGGGGACGATGCACGGCGACCGCGCGGGGTCGCTCGCGGCGACGCTCGACCACACGGTGACGTCGATGGGCGCGCGCCGCCTCGAAGCGTGGCTCCTCCGGCCCGTGCAGGACCGCGCCGAGGTGGCGCGCAGACACGACTGCGTCGCGGCGCTCGCCGGGGACGCCCTCGAACGGGACGCGGTGCGCGAGACGCTGGACGGCGCGTACGACCTCGAGCGCCTCGCGGCGCGCGCGACGAGCGGGAGCGCGGACCCGGCGGCGATACGCCGCGTCGCCGACACGCTGGAGCGGCTGCCGGCGCTGCGCGAGCGCCTCGCCTCGTCGCCCGCGCTCGCGGACTCCCCGCTGAAGGGGATTCTCGACCGCGTGGACGCCGAGGCGGCCGAGGACCTGCGCGAGACGGTCGACGACGCGCTCGCCGACGAGCCGGGCGGGGAGACGGGCATCTTCGCGCGGGGGTACGACGAGGAGCTCGACCGGATCGCCGAGGAGCACGACGCCGTCGTCGCGTTCTTCGACTCGCTCGCCGAGCGCGTGAAGGCGGAGACGGAGCTCTCGCGCGTGACGGTCGACCGGAACAAGACGGACGGCTACTACGTGCAGGTCGGCCACTCGCAGACCGACCGGGTACCCGAGCACTTCCGGGAGGTGAAGACGCTGAAGAACTCGAAGCGCTATCGCACCGACGAGCTCGACGAGAAGGAACGCGCCCTCGTGCGCTTGGAGGAGGAGCGCGCCGCCCGCGAGCGCGAGCTCTTCGAGGCCCTCCGCGAGGAGGTGGCGGCGCACGCGTCGCTCCTGCAGGACGCGGGCCGCGCGCTCGCGGAGGTGGACGCGCTCGCGTCGTTCGCCGAGCACGCCTCCGCGAACCGCTGGGCGCGCCCCGAGCTCCGAGACGACCGCGAACTCGACGTCGTGGCGGGGCGCCACCCGGTCGTCGAGCAGACCGTGGAGTTCGTCCCGAACGACGCGCGCCTCACCGACGACCGGCGCTTCCTCGTCGTGACGGGGCCGAACATGAGCGGGAAGAGCACCTACATGCGCCAGACGGCGCTGATCGTGTTGCTCGCGCAGGCCGGGAGTTTCGTGCCCGCCGAATCGGCGGAACTCGGCCTCGTGGACGGCATCTACACGCGCGTCGGCGCGCTCGACGAGCTCGCGCAGGGGCGCTCGACGTTCATGGTGGAGATGCAGGAGCTCTCGAACATCCTCCACTCCGCGACCGAGGACTCGCTCGTCGTGCTCGACGAAGTGGGTCGCGGGACGGCGAGCGACGACGGCATCAGCATCGCGTGGGCGGCGACCGAGTACCTCCACAACGAGGTGCGCGCGAAGACGCTGTTCGCGACGCACTACCACGAGCTGACGGCGCTCGCCGACCGCCTCGACGGCGTGCGGAACGTCCACGTGGAAGTGGACGAGCGAAACGATGGGGAGAGCGTGACGTTCCTCCGGACGGTCGCTGAGGGCCCGGCGGACCGCTCCTACGGCATCCACGTGGCGGACCTCGCGGGCGTCCCCGATCCCGTGGTGTCACGCTCGCGGGACGTCCTCGCGAAGCTCCGCGCTGACGAAGCCATCGACGTCCGGGGCGGCGCGACCGGTGGCGAGGAGACCGAGCAGGTGGTCTTCGACCTCGGGAGCGGCGAGCTCCGGACCGGAGGCGGTGCGGACGCCGACGCGGATGCGACGTCGGGTGACGCGACTGCGATGGCGGACGCGGACCCTGACCCGGGTGCGGACGCGAGCGCCGGGGCCGAAGCGGACGGCGGGCGCGCGGGCGGCGAGGCGGCGCTCGACGCCGACGCGCGCGCGGTGCTCGAGGAGGTGCGCGGCGTCGACATCAACAACACGTCGCCGCTCGAGCTGCTCCAGCGGGTGAACGAGTGGCAAAAGCGGATGAGCGAGCGCGATGAGTGAGGAGATCCGCGAACTCGACGCGACGACGGTCGAACGCATCGCGGCGGGCGAGGTGGTCGAGCGGCCCGCGTCCGTCGTGAAGGAGCTCGTGGAGAACAGCCTCGACGCGGACGCCTCGCGGATCGAGGTCGAGGTGGACGGGGACGGCACCGAGCGGGTCGCGGTGCGCGACGACGGCGTCGGGATGACGCGCCCGGACGCGAAGGTCGCGGTCCGACAGCACACGACGTCGAAGATCCGGGACGCCGACGACCTCGCGAGCGTGGCGACGCTCGGCTTCCGCGGGGAGGCCCTGCACACGATCGCCGCCGTCTCGAAGACGACGGTGACGACCCGCGCCCGCGAGGGCGACGGGCCCGCGACCGAACTCCGGATCGAGGGCGGGGACGTCGAGGCGGTTCGGTCGGCGGGGCGCGCGCCGGGGACGACGATCGAGGTGCGCGACCTCTTCTACAACACGCCGGCGCGACGCGAGTTCCTGAGCGCCGCGAGCACGGAGTTCGGGCACGTGAACCGCGCCGTCTCCCGGTACGCGCTCGCGAACCCGGACGTCGCGGTGTCGCTCGCCCACGACGGGACGGAGACGTTCGCGACGCCGGGCGACGGCGACCTCCGGGGGGCGATGCTCGCCGTCTACGGCCGCGACGTCGCGGAGGCGATGATCCGCGTGGACGCGACGCCCGACGGCCCGCTCGAACGGGTGTCGGGCTACGTGAGCCACCCGGAGACGACGCGCTCGACGCGCGAGTACCTCGCGACGTACGTGAACGGCCGCTACGTCAGCGATTCGGTGCTCCGGGAGGCGCTCGTCGAGGCGTACGGCACGCAGCTCGCGGCGGACCGCTTCCCGTTCGCGGTGCTGGACGTCGAAATACCCCCGGAGGCGGTGGACGCGAACGTCCACCCCCGGAAGATGGCGGTGCGCTTCGAGGACGAGGCGGGCGTCCGCGAGGGCGTCACCGAAGCGGTGCACGACGCCCTGCTCGAGGCGGGGCTGGTGCGTTCGCGGGCACCGCGCGGCGCGTCGCAGCCGCGCGACGCGGCGATCGCGCCCGAGCGGGACGGCGAGGCCGACGCGACGGGGACCAGAACCGAGCCGGGAGCGTCGTCGGCGCCGGCCACGCGGTCGTCGAGCACGGGCGCGCGCTCCGGACGCCGCTCGCGTTCGGGAACGGATACCGGTGAGAGCGCGTCGGGCGGAGGGAGAAGTGCGCGGACGGACGCATCGGACGGGGGTAGTCGCGGCGGCGGCCGCGGCGACGGCGC encodes:
- the mutS gene encoding DNA mismatch repair protein MutS, with the protein product MTGIVEEFLALKEGTDADVLAMQVGDFYEFFAEDARLVADELDLKVSEKSSHGSSYPMAGVPLSELTPYLKSLVERGYTVAVAEQRGSDDTTREITRKATPGTLLEATGADARYLVSVVRDGDAWGLAAVDVTTGAFHVTEVTGERTALAELGRFDPEEVLPGPDVRDDEGVLDALREDTDATLTVHATDAFAPGRATHRVREQFGEGTLDAIGVAPEGAGARAAGAALDYVEETGVGVLASLTRVQAYEADDHVALDPTTRRNLELTGTMHGDRAGSLAATLDHTVTSMGARRLEAWLLRPVQDRAEVARRHDCVAALAGDALERDAVRETLDGAYDLERLAARATSGSADPAAIRRVADTLERLPALRERLASSPALADSPLKGILDRVDAEAAEDLRETVDDALADEPGGETGIFARGYDEELDRIAEEHDAVVAFFDSLAERVKAETELSRVTVDRNKTDGYYVQVGHSQTDRVPEHFREVKTLKNSKRYRTDELDEKERALVRLEEERAARERELFEALREEVAAHASLLQDAGRALAEVDALASFAEHASANRWARPELRDDRELDVVAGRHPVVEQTVEFVPNDARLTDDRRFLVVTGPNMSGKSTYMRQTALIVLLAQAGSFVPAESAELGLVDGIYTRVGALDELAQGRSTFMVEMQELSNILHSATEDSLVVLDEVGRGTASDDGISIAWAATEYLHNEVRAKTLFATHYHELTALADRLDGVRNVHVEVDERNDGESVTFLRTVAEGPADRSYGIHVADLAGVPDPVVSRSRDVLAKLRADEAIDVRGGATGGEETEQVVFDLGSGELRTGGGADADADATSGDATAMADADPDPGADASAGAEADGGRAGGEAALDADARAVLEEVRGVDINNTSPLELLQRVNEWQKRMSERDE
- a CDS encoding AIR synthase family protein — encoded protein: MDPGKVERAFFDEHIYPRLGAEREDVRLGPTHGADFGVVDVGESVVALATDPVFVLRELGVERAAWFAFHIVVSDAALSGIPPSHLSVDLNLPPDTSAEYFGRLWEVFDREARELRMAVTTGHTGTYAGCAWPTVGAATTLAVGDPDDLVVPTGAAPGDVLVCTKGPAIETTGLLSVLYGDALDLPASTVAAGRARFEEASPVRDALTAAAGPVTAMHDATERGVDNALHELAAASGVALDAERERFPVGDGVRAVCEAFDLDPWVTSSEGTVLLTVRPDGVGAVLRALDAEGIRAGAVGEVREGSGVTMDGEALAKPTSDPLWEAYERGKERYGVQTEWP
- a CDS encoding Ig-like domain-containing protein translates to MPRNRPPTPDSDGSNRATDRGVSEILGAILLFGLLIAMLVLVQVGAVPGWNQQVEYQHDQRAQGDMAELADSVSRVSATGIAESVAIELGTTYPVRPFLLNPPPASGTIHTVDRGPVTIRNAIASERDVRDYWTGETRSFETAAVAYDPDYNEYANAPTTVLEAGALYNDYDDADRALVLGGAKPVSGETISLTTLTGNLSESGVRTESVAVRASSAPTQTVAVSGQNGDPITLSVRTSMPLATWQSYLEGQYVANGGHVLADSLAQTAPPNERGVRTIQFALEGSVTYDLRLSRVAVGDGGAEANATYLTKVSGGGYTPAGSRTELVAQARDAYNAPTSGVPITFSAPSGTFVDGGSTVTVTTGPDGRATATYVPASGTANVEVSASSELDGASGTSEAERTTFDVSTVLTTGGGDDAGEPNPRESDGPYLSSVTFVNGWNGNKWFEATFANAGSGTHTWVSARLAFYNKQVNPADQLPEYVDFYASATAATGTRLELRGPYEPLGAPITFSGTSTRTVRLDPGQANEGGDVQSGDFMVISVKYADGSTDTYFVGAESTTSKKDPKN
- the mutL gene encoding DNA mismatch repair endonuclease MutL; the encoded protein is MSEEIRELDATTVERIAAGEVVERPASVVKELVENSLDADASRIEVEVDGDGTERVAVRDDGVGMTRPDAKVAVRQHTTSKIRDADDLASVATLGFRGEALHTIAAVSKTTVTTRAREGDGPATELRIEGGDVEAVRSAGRAPGTTIEVRDLFYNTPARREFLSAASTEFGHVNRAVSRYALANPDVAVSLAHDGTETFATPGDGDLRGAMLAVYGRDVAEAMIRVDATPDGPLERVSGYVSHPETTRSTREYLATYVNGRYVSDSVLREALVEAYGTQLAADRFPFAVLDVEIPPEAVDANVHPRKMAVRFEDEAGVREGVTEAVHDALLEAGLVRSRAPRGASQPRDAAIAPERDGEADATGTRTEPGASSAPATRSSSTGARSGRRSRSGTDTGESASGGGRSARTDASDGGSRGGGRGDGAGRKFAGASRNARLPGAAGDADESPERERLPEMRVLGQLHDTYVVAETPTGLVLVDQHAADERVRYEALREELGESPASQSLVAPAELEVTAAEAAAFEASLAGLREAGFDAELDGRTVVVSAVPAVFGHVLDAELVRDVLASAASAVGGDDVRSAADAVLADMACKPAITGNTSLAEGDVTALLERLDACEEPWACPHGRPVVVELDEAELDARFERDYPGHQDRAPE